One region of Juglans microcarpa x Juglans regia isolate MS1-56 chromosome 7S, Jm3101_v1.0, whole genome shotgun sequence genomic DNA includes:
- the LOC121240484 gene encoding protein LIGHT-DEPENDENT SHORT HYPOCOTYLS 6-like, translated as MDLASGAGTSDPNSGEGPSATGSAPAAEGSSPLPLSRYESQKRRDWHTFLQYLKNHKPPLTLSRCSGAHVIEFLKYLDQFGKTKVHISGCPYFGHPNPPAPCACPLKQAWGSLDALIGRLRAAYEENGGRPESNPFGARAVRIYLREVREGQAKARGIPYEKKKRKRHTVTATTSVVAASAAPENVPAKVIQGGDAGGSGEGSGSGVAQTTTTTTV; from the coding sequence ATGGATTTAGCTTCAGGTGCTGGTACATCCGACCCGAATAGCGGAGAGGGTCCATCCGCAACAGGTTCGGCGCCGGCTGCGGAGGGTTCATCGCCCTTGCCACTGAGTCGGTACGAGTCACAGAAGCGGCGAGACTGGCACACCTTTTTGCAGTACCTGAAGAACCACAAGCCTCCGTTAACTCTATCCCGGTGCAGTGGTGCGCACGTGATCGAGTTCTTGAAGTACTTGGACCAGTTTGGGAAGACGAAGGTGCACATCTCCGGTTGCCCCTACTTCGGGCACCCGAACCCTCCGGCCCCCTGTGCTTGCCCGCTAAAGCAAGCGTGGGGGAGCCTGGACGCGCTGATCGGACGCCTGAGAGCAGCTTACGAGGAGAACGGCGGACGGCCGGAGTCGAACCCGTTCGGAGCGAGGGCGGTGAGGATTTACTTGAGGGAGGTGAGGGAAGGGCAGGCGAAAGCCAGAGGGATTCCTTACGAAAAGAAGAAGCGGAAACGACACACAGTCACGGCAACCACATCAGTGGTGGCAGCTTCTGCGGCGCCGGAAAATGTGCCAGCGAAGGTGATTCAAGGAGGTGATGCTGGGGGTTCTGGTGAGGGAAGTGGaagtggtgttgctcaaacgacGACGACGACCACCGTATag